One window of Dermacentor andersoni chromosome 7, qqDerAnde1_hic_scaffold, whole genome shotgun sequence genomic DNA carries:
- the LOC126534604 gene encoding uncharacterized protein, translating into MADYCKKRAKALQCALNFTDRCLLGFYRGTAFTAINTMREENDRRCNTTHVEHAGFLQHSKCLNKAGDSIHKCIVNFKKELFTTARNAETKNRIRYGCCDYTKMFHCREKNLRDKCGDAQAILFARNAGEHILGNALKIFCGGYTTESKYCKALPKLPKLPSNTRVPKSIIVLLKTFATL; encoded by the exons ATGGCTGACTACTGCAA GAAGCGAGCGAAGGCGTTGCAGTGTGCGCTGAACTTCACCGACCGGTGCCTGCTCGGCTTCTACCGAGGCACCGCCTTCACCGCCATCAACACCATGCGGGAGGAAAACGACCGCAGGTGCAACACCACCCACGTGGAGCACGCAG GTTTCCTCCAGCACTCCAAGTGCCTGAACAAGGCTGGTGACTCCATCCACAAGTGCATCGTGAACTTCAAGAAGGAGTTATTCACCACCGCCAGGAATGCCGAGACGAAGAACCGCATCCGCTACGGCTGCTG CGACTACACCAAGATGTTCCACTGCCGCGAGAAGAACCTGCGCGACAAGTGCGGCGACGCGCAGGCCATCCTGTTCGCTCGCAACGCCGGCGAGCACATCCTGGGCAACGCGCTCAAGATCTTCTGCGGCGGCTACACCACGGAGTCCAAGTACTGCAAGGCGCTGCCCAAGCTCCCCAAGCTGCCCTCCAACACCAGGGTCCCCAAGAGCATCATCGTGCTGCTCAAGACGTTCGCCACGCTATAA